From the Pseudodesulfovibrio indicus genome, the window TAAAGATATCGACTCCTCTTAGGACCGGAGTCCGTGTTCAGGGCCTCCCGCCACTACACCCGGCGGGAGGCCCATTTTTTTTCGCCTCCGGCCTCCGTCCCCCGCCAAAACTCTTTCGCGCCGCTTCGCGGGACGGCCAACGCACTCCCCCTTTTGAGCACCTTTGAGGCGTCAGCCTCAAACCGCCCCTCCCAAAAACCTCCGCCCACCGTACCCCCGAAATCACAAAAAAAAGGGACGCCCCTGGGGGCGTCCCTTTTTATCGAATTATACCGAAGGCCTAGTTGTGCGCAGTGATGGAATCGGCCTTCACCTGGGTGTACATGAAATCCTGGACGATCTGCCCGGTGATGTCGACCGGACCGGACAGCAGCGCCTCGTCCAGCTTCTGGCCGTTGGTCAGCACCAGCAGCTCGCCGGTGCTGTCGGAAAACAGGAACTCATGGTCGTTGATGACCTTCACGACCTTGCCCGACAGGACAACGCCGGTATCCACGGCGGACACCTTGGCGTCGGCAACGGTCTGGACCTTCACGCTGTGGGCGGTGAAGGAATCGGCAAAGGAGTTGGCGGCAAACGCGGTGGCGACAAATACGGTAGCGACAAGCATCAGAGCCAGGGAAAAACGCTTCATGACAATATCCTCTCTTAATAAAAATTGACGTTTCAAAGCCGGCACCCAACCGGCAACGACTCACATCTACCACGCTCGAACAAAGATGCAAGAAAAAATTTTGCCTTCAACTACTAGTTTTTATTGATTTTTTAAAAAAACTTCACACTTTAACTGATCAGTCAATCAAAATTGAGCCAGTTTTGACCGCTCCGAAACCGAATTCGGCCTCAAAAAATTTTTCCGCGCCGAACCCATTTTCCAAGGTCCGAAAATCCCTGTGGGGAAACGCGGTCCCCTCCTCTCCGGCGGCGGCTTCCTGCCCCCCTACGACGGCCGTCCGGGCCGGTCTTGCACAAAAAGGAGCCCCCGGACGGACATCCGGGGGCCTGTTTTTGACGATGAGGGCTTGGGGAGCGGAGAACCGGCTTAGGCCGGGGTGATCTCCTCCCAGAGCAGCTCCATGATCTGCGACTTGATCCGCGAGAACTCCGGGGTCAGCGAGGCCTTGTGGTCGCGCGGGCGGGGGATGTCCACGGGCACGCGGGCCTTGATCCGGCCCGGACGCCTGGACATGATGTAGACGTTGTCGGCCAGCAGGATGGCCTCGTCGATGTCGTGGGTGATGAACAGGATGGTGCTCGATTCCTTGCGCCAGACGTCCAGGAGCAGCTCCTGGAGCAGCAGCCGGGTCTGGGCGTCGAGGGCGCCGAACGGCTCGTCCATGAGCAGCATGACCGGCTTGTTGGCCAGCACGCGGGCGATGGCCACGCGCTGCTTCATACCGCCGGAGAGCTCCCTGGGCAGGGCGTTCTCGAACTCGGCCAGCCCGACCAGCTCGATGTAGCGCCGGGCGATGGCCGCGCGCTCCGCGGCGGGCACCCCCTTGAGGCGCAGGCCGAACTCCACGTTCTTGCGAACGGTCAGCCAGGGGAACAGGGTGTAGGACTGAAAAACCATGCCCCGGTCCGCGCCCGGCCCGGTGATGGGGCTGCCTTCGAGCACCGCCGCGCCCGACGAGGCCAGCTCCAGCCCGGCCACGATGTTCAGCAGGGTGGACTTGCCGCACCCGCTGGGACCGACGATGACCGCCAGCTCTCCTCGGTTCACGGTCAGGTCGATGTTCTCCAGGGCGACCACGTCCCCCTTGTTGGACGGGAAGACCTTGCCCAGGTTGTCGATGGAGAGCATGGTCATCGTTTCTCGCTCCAGGGGGTTATGACGCGCGCGAGCAGCTTGAAAAGGTAGTCGGTCAGCAGGCCGAGCACGCCGATGATGATCAGCCCGGCGAAGATGCGGTCGATGGCCAGGAACCGCTGGGCGCGCAGGATCATGTAGCCCAGCCCGGAGTTTGCGGCCACCAGCTCGGCCACCACCAGGTAGGTCCAGGCCCAGCCCACGGTGATGCGCAGGTCGTCCATGATCCCCGGCAGCGCGCCGGGGAACAGGACCAGCCGGTAGGTCTGCATCCGGTTGGCCCCCAGGGTGGCGGCGGCCCGGCTCAGGTCGGCGGGCACCGCGCCCACGCTGTCCGCGACCATCAGCACCAGCTGGAAGAAGGTGCCGAGGAAGATGATGGCGAACTTCTGGGCGTCGCCGATGCCGAAATAGAGCAGGGTCAGGGGCACCAGGGCGACCACCGGCAGGTAGCGCGCGAACTCCATGACCGGGGCGATCATGTGCGAGGCGCGCCGGGAGGTGGCGATGAGCAGCCCGAGCGGCACGGCCAGCAGGGCCGCCAGGGACCAGCCGACCATGACCCGGTACACGCTGTCCCAGGTGTAGGAGAAGAGGATGCCCTCGCGGTACATCTCGCCGAAGGACAGGAACACCTTGTGCGGCGGGGGCAGGAACAGCGGCTTGACCGAGCCGGTGTAGGCCAGCGCGGCCCAGATGGCGAAAACGGCGGACAGGGACGCAACAGCCAGCCACGCCCCTATCCGCACCGTCGGGATTCGTTGTTTCATGCTACTCGGCGTTGACGTATTCGGGGCTGATCAGCTTGTCCACGTCCACGTCTTCGGTGATGATGCCCTTGGACTTCCAGAAGGTGATGGCGCGCTCGGCGACCTCGTAGATGCTGTTGGCCTGGGCCTTGTCGAAGAACGCCTTGTTGTCGTCCTTGCCGATGAAGGTCACGCCCGAGGCCATGTCGGCCATTTCCTGGGTCTCCAGGGCCATGGCCTTGGCCATGATCTCGTTGCCCTTGTCCGCGTTCTGGCCGTACCAGGCGATGGCCTGGTTCCAGCACTTGGTCATCTTGGCCGGCACCTCGGGGTGCGCCTTGACGAAGTCGCCGTTCAGGACGAACACGTCCACGATGGTCTTGGGCATCTCCTTGGAGGAGACCAGCACGTGGCCGCCGTCGCGCTGGCTTGCGTTGCTCAGCCAGGGCTCCCAGGACACGGCGGCGTCGATGGAGCCGGCCACGAAGGCCGCGCCCGCGTCGGAAGCGCCCATCTCGGTGATGTTGATGTCCTTCTCGTCCACGCCGTTCTTGGCCAGGATGGAAAGGAAGAAGAAATAGGAGGTGGAGGACTTGTCCAGCCCCACGGTCTTGCCCTTGAGATCGGCCACGGTCTTGATCTCGCCGGAGGCGATCACGCCGTCGCCGCCCGAGGACTCGTCCATGGCGAAGACCACGACCTCGGGAGTGCCCTTGGCGTAATGGATGACCTCGCGGTCGAGCACGTTGCCCAGGCCGTCGATGTTGCCGGAAGCGAGGGCGGCGGCGTACTGGGCCTCATCCTCGATGATGACCAGGTCCACGTCCAGCCCTTCCTTTTCGAAATAGCCGAGTTCCTTGGCGATATACAGCGGGCCGTAGCCGACCCAGGTGGCGTGGGCCACCTTCACCGGCGTACCGGCAAAAGCGGTGGAAGCACAGAGAAGCAGCGCGCAGGCCAACAGGACAAAACGTTTCATGATATCCCCCTCCAGGGCGTTCAGGACGGGAAATCCCCCTTGGGCGGGCGTCGCAGGACCCTCTCCATGCCCGTATCCACCCGGATTTCCTACATTCCACATTTAATGTTACACTAGATAGTCCACTTCGCGGCCACACGCAACATTTTCCAGCGGGAGTACAATCCCCGGAAACGCAGGCCTGGCGTCGCTCCCAACCCCCGGCCGCCCTTTGACATGCAGGCCGCCCTCCCCTTCCACTTCAGGACGGGCAGCGAAAAAAACAAAGCCCCCGGACACCCGTCCGGGGGCTTGTTCCGCCCTATGGCCGCGCGGGGAACCGCGTCAGCCCTTCTTGACCACCGAGGTCTTGAGCAGCATGGCCCCGAATCCCGGAATCTTGCAGGAGATGTCGTGGACCCCGTCCTCGGGCTCGATCAGCCGGATATTCTTGACCTTGGTCCCCTTCTTGATGGGGCCGGACGCGCCCTTGACCTTCAGGTCCTGGGTCACGACGACCGTGTCGCCGTCCACCAGGACTGTGCCGTTCACGTCCTTGTACACCTTTTCCTGAACGTCCCCGTCCTGAAATTCGTGGCTGCACTCCGGACAGACGAACAGGGTCCCGTCGGAATACACGTACTCGCAATTGCACTTCGGACAGTTCGGTATATTTTCCATTACTTCCCAACCAGTTAGAGATTATCTTCACGGGTTCCCGCCAACGGGAGGCCTACCTATACACGCAACCCGCCCAAAGCACAAAAACCCCGCCGAGGACGGCCCGGAGCCGCCGGAACCGGCGGCGAACTGCAAACCGGACCTTCCAGCCCTCCCGCCCAACTGCAAAGCGAACTTTGCATACCGCAGCGGGAGGGAATCAGGAAACGACTTCAATTCCGACCAGTTACACAAACAAGGTCAAGTGGCCCGGTCCTTGCTCAAGGGGGGCCGACTGTTGTGTGCAATCGGTTCGCGCGCGCGGGCCATTTTCGAGAGTAACTTTTTTGGAGGAATGTTAGAATGGCAGAACAAGTCGTGGAGAAGAATTCCGAAGTCGTTGTCGACACGGCAAAGTCTTCGTGGTCCGATCTCTGGAAGAAAGAGGATTACTGGGCCATCTGGCTCGGCTTCGTCATCCTCATCGTCGGGGCCTTCATCTATTTCAACAACAAGCCCGCCGGGATGGAAGAGAAGTTCGCCGAGGCCAACGCCGTGATGACCGCCGAGGCCCAGCGCGCCCCGTTCAAGACCGTTGCCTGGTACGAGGCCCAGACCGCCAAGGAGAAGATCAAGGCCAAGAATCAGCCCATCGGCAAGAGCATCGCCAGCCTGATGGCCCATCCCAAGTCCTGGTCCACCAACCCGCTGGACGCCTTCATCCAGACCAGCGAGCAGGCCGAGGCCAAGAACGCCAAGGGCATGCCCAAGTACGAGGCCGCCAAGGCGGCCGCCGCCGAGGGCAAGGTTGCCGCGCTGGCCGCCCAGGCCAAGGCCGAGGCCGCGTCCTTCCAGAGCGCCGAGCTGAACGCCGAGGCGTCCTCCGCCATCGAGGCCTGGCTCAAGCTCCGCTCCAAGGCGTCCTCGGCCAAGAAGAAGATCGGCAACAAGCCGTACAACCTGTTCCCCGGCCTGATCGCCCTGTTCGTCGGCTTCGGGGCCATCTTCGCCCTGGGCATGCATTTCATCGACGGTGACAGCAAGCGGTTCCTGAAGGGCTTCGGCCTGGTCTTCGGAGTCAGCGTCCTGGCCTACATGATGGCCGGACAGGCGACCATGAAGCAGTACGGCATCGGCGACGCGGCCTGGGCCATCGCCATCGGCCTGATCATCTCCAACACCATCGGCACCCCCGACTGGGCCAAGAAGGCGCTGCAGGTCGAGTTCTTCATCAAGACCGGCCTGGTCCTGCTCGGCGCCGAGGTCCTCTTCAACAAGATCGTGGCCATCGGCATCCCCGGCATCTTCGTGGCCTGGGTGGTCACCCCCGTGGTGCTCATCACCACCTTCATCTTCGGCCAGAAGGTGATCAAGATGCCGTCCAAGACCCTGAACATGACCATCTCCGCCGACATGTCCGTGTGCGGCACCTCCGCCGCCATCGCCGCCGCCGCCGCGTGCAAGGCCAAGAAGGAGGAGCTGACCCTGGCCATCGGCCTGTCCCTGGTCTTCACCTCCATCATGATGGTGGTCATGCCCGCCATCATCAAGGCCACCGGCATGCCCTACATCCTGGGCGGCGCCTGGATGGGCGGCACCATCGACGCCACCGGGGCCGTGGCCGCCGCCGGCGCGTTCCTGTCCGAGAAGGCGCTTTACGTGGCCGCCACCATCAAGATGATCCAGAACGTGCTCATCGGCGTCACCGCCTTCGGCATCGCCATCTACTGGTGCACCAAGGTCGAATGCGTCGAGGGCCAGAAGGTCAGCGCCATGGAGATCTGGCACCGCTTCCCGAAATTCGTGCTGGGCTTCCTGACCGCGTCCGTGATCTTCTCCATCGCCTACTCGGTCCTCGGCTCCGACTCCGGCTTCACCATGGTAGACCAGGGCGTGCTGCGCGGCTTCTCCCGCCTGTTCCGCGGCTGGTTCTTCTGCCTGTCCTTTGCCGCCATCGGCCTGGCCACCAACTTCCGCGAGCTGAAGCACTACTTCAAGGGCGGCAAGCCGCTCATCCTGTACGTCTGCGGCCAGTCCCTCAACCTGGCCCTGACCCTGGCCATGGCGTACCTGATGTTCTACGTGGTCTTCCCCGACATCACTTCCAAGATATAACCCCGCAAAACCGGGAGGGGAGGCCGATCGGCCTCCCCTCTCCAAGGAGATAACGGCATGGAAAACCGTCCCCTGTTCCAGCGCCTTCTCGCACTGGCCTCAATCTGCTCCGTCATCTGGGTCTTCGCCTATGTGGCGGGCCCCATGCTGGTGAACGCCTCCCAGGATTTCAAGACCCTCGGGGACTTCATCGTCAGGGAAGACATCCAAACCGGGAAATTCTACTACACCGACCTGGAGCTGGTGGGCCACGCCGACCACAACGCCCGCTCCACCATGGAATACATGCCCACCGGGCCGGGACCGATGCCCAAGGGCCACGCTGCGGGCCAATAACGTGTTGCGGGGCCGGGGCTCAGCCGAGATCGCCGGGGTCGAACATGGCGGTGATGCGCCGCTCCAGCCCCATGATGTAGACCGCCGTGCGGCCCGTGGCCGTCAGGAAATAGCCGATCTGCTCCAGCTCGGACCGGCCCAGGCCGTAGAAACGGTAATAGAACAGGAACACGGCGGCCAGGGTCAGGCCGCACAGGAGGGTCATGGTCACGGTCGTGTTCAGCCGGAGGAACAGGGTTTCCCCGGAGATCCGCCCGCGAAGGAAGAGCACCACCAGGGCGACGGTGCGCAGCAGGCCGGTCCACGAACGGACGAACATGTCCGCCGTGGCAAACCCCACGAACAGGGCCGCTCCGAACAGCATGAGATTTCCCATACCGGCTCTCCCCGGGCGGGTTGGCCTTTTCCGCCCTATGCAGACCTTACGACCGGAAAGAAACCGCCGTCAAGGATAGCTTGACGGAAGCGGTTTCCATTCCCGATACTGGACGCCGATGAAACTCCCCAGACCCTACTCACTCCAGAGCCGATTCCTGGTCGGCCTGATCCTGGCCTCCGTGGCCATCGGCGGCCTGTTGTTCGCCGGTTTTTCCTACAACATGCGCCAGGTCCTCGAGCGCGAGGTCAACGACAAGGCGGCCATGGTCCTGGCCCAGGTGGACGCGGTCCAGCAGTACGTCCGCCGCATCCTCCGGCCCCGGATGTACGAGACCCTCAACGACACCTTCATCATCGAGGCCATGTCCTCGTCCTTCATCACCCGCAACATCATGGACGGGACCGCGGACAACAGCCCCACCAGCCACATCTACCGGCGGGTGGCCATCGGCGCGCGCAACCCCAAGTTCGAGGCCGACCAGCGGGAACGGGACCTGGTGGCCTTCTTCCGCGCCCACCCGGACCAAAAGCTCTGGCAGGGATACACCGACAGGGACGGGGTCGAGCACTTCGTCATGGCCCGCCCGGTGGTCTTCGCCAAGAGCTGCCTGCACTGCCACGGAAAGCCCGAGGACGCGCCGCAGGAGCTGATCGCCCTCTACGGCGACCGGGGGTTCGCCCATGCCGAGGACTCCATCGGCGGCGTGGACCTCGTCAGCCTGCCGGTCTCCGCATCGGTGGCGCACCTGCAGACCACCATCATGAGCTATCTCATGGTCTTCGCCATCGCGGCCCTCATCTACCTGGGGACCACGAACATCATCTTCAAGCGCATCGTGGCCAACAACATCCGTCTCCTGACCGCCAGCTTCAAGCGCAACTTCAGCGACGACAAGGGAATCGAACTGGTGCGCGAGCTGGAAAAGGGAGACGAGATCGGGCAGATGGTCAACGGCATCGAGAAGCTGGGCGACTATCTCTACGAGACGCGCGAACAGTTGCAGCACTACGCCAACGACCTGGAGGACATGGTCAGGGAGCGGACGGAAAAGCTGGCCAGCCAGGCCGAGGCCCGGTCCGCGGACGTCCGGCTCTTCGTCCGCCTGCTGGCCGGGTCCAGCCGCAG encodes:
- a CDS encoding zinc ribbon domain-containing protein YjdM; this translates as MENIPNCPKCNCEYVYSDGTLFVCPECSHEFQDGDVQEKVYKDVNGTVLVDGDTVVVTQDLKVKGASGPIKKGTKVKNIRLIEPEDGVHDISCKIPGFGAMLLKTSVVKKG
- a CDS encoding YeiH family protein, which translates into the protein MAEQVVEKNSEVVVDTAKSSWSDLWKKEDYWAIWLGFVILIVGAFIYFNNKPAGMEEKFAEANAVMTAEAQRAPFKTVAWYEAQTAKEKIKAKNQPIGKSIASLMAHPKSWSTNPLDAFIQTSEQAEAKNAKGMPKYEAAKAAAAEGKVAALAAQAKAEAASFQSAELNAEASSAIEAWLKLRSKASSAKKKIGNKPYNLFPGLIALFVGFGAIFALGMHFIDGDSKRFLKGFGLVFGVSVLAYMMAGQATMKQYGIGDAAWAIAIGLIISNTIGTPDWAKKALQVEFFIKTGLVLLGAEVLFNKIVAIGIPGIFVAWVVTPVVLITTFIFGQKVIKMPSKTLNMTISADMSVCGTSAAIAAAAACKAKKEELTLAIGLSLVFTSIMMVVMPAIIKATGMPYILGGAWMGGTIDATGAVAAAGAFLSEKALYVAATIKMIQNVLIGVTAFGIAIYWCTKVECVEGQKVSAMEIWHRFPKFVLGFLTASVIFSIAYSVLGSDSGFTMVDQGVLRGFSRLFRGWFFCLSFAAIGLATNFRELKHYFKGGKPLILYVCGQSLNLALTLAMAYLMFYVVFPDITSKI
- a CDS encoding ABC transporter permease, with the translated sequence MKQRIPTVRIGAWLAVASLSAVFAIWAALAYTGSVKPLFLPPPHKVFLSFGEMYREGILFSYTWDSVYRVMVGWSLAALLAVPLGLLIATSRRASHMIAPVMEFARYLPVVALVPLTLLYFGIGDAQKFAIIFLGTFFQLVLMVADSVGAVPADLSRAAATLGANRMQTYRLVLFPGALPGIMDDLRITVGWAWTYLVVAELVAANSGLGYMILRAQRFLAIDRIFAGLIIIGVLGLLTDYLFKLLARVITPWSEKR
- a CDS encoding ABC transporter ATP-binding protein, yielding MTMLSIDNLGKVFPSNKGDVVALENIDLTVNRGELAVIVGPSGCGKSTLLNIVAGLELASSGAAVLEGSPITGPGADRGMVFQSYTLFPWLTVRKNVEFGLRLKGVPAAERAAIARRYIELVGLAEFENALPRELSGGMKQRVAIARVLANKPVMLLMDEPFGALDAQTRLLLQELLLDVWRKESSTILFITHDIDEAILLADNVYIMSRRPGRIKARVPVDIPRPRDHKASLTPEFSRIKSQIMELLWEEITPA
- a CDS encoding ABC transporter substrate-binding protein, whose translation is MKRFVLLACALLLCASTAFAGTPVKVAHATWVGYGPLYIAKELGYFEKEGLDVDLVIIEDEAQYAAALASGNIDGLGNVLDREVIHYAKGTPEVVVFAMDESSGGDGVIASGEIKTVADLKGKTVGLDKSSTSYFFFLSILAKNGVDEKDINITEMGASDAGAAFVAGSIDAAVSWEPWLSNASQRDGGHVLVSSKEMPKTIVDVFVLNGDFVKAHPEVPAKMTKCWNQAIAWYGQNADKGNEIMAKAMALETQEMADMASGVTFIGKDDNKAFFDKAQANSIYEVAERAITFWKSKGIITEDVDVDKLISPEYVNAE
- a CDS encoding NirD/YgiW/YdeI family stress tolerance protein gives rise to the protein MKRFSLALMLVATVFVATAFAANSFADSFTAHSVKVQTVADAKVSAVDTGVVLSGKVVKVINDHEFLFSDSTGELLVLTNGQKLDEALLSGPVDITGQIVQDFMYTQVKADSITAHN